A window of the Polaribacter batillariae genome harbors these coding sequences:
- a CDS encoding TonB-dependent receptor domain-containing protein, which yields MKKIIFFILLFGIASHLTAQNDSLRTVLKEVIVVADKTLKKNSKGYKIITLNDSVLVKNTESFTTLLRFNSPIYLREYGAGGTSSASFRGTSASNTAVVWNGININSINNGQTGFNSLTVSLFDVINIRSGGGSIEYGSGAIGGTVHLNDELSFKNKQTIDNQFVSSFGSYNTSNNLYKFNLSSQKLAVKLGISYNKSNNDYPLLKTDFKNSNGAYKNISFNTGLSYKLSSFSELNFYSTSYLGDRLFSGELPNPTSANEKYKDFNNRNLLVYNHQKGSFTNEVKIAFLTQEYHYYGDKNTDKFNFGKSNRYLINYQFGYKIPKINATINSFSEYESVFGKTDQINTKNRRQFSQSLIYNQNINNIFFFDTKIRKDFNSDFDVPFSYAMGIKVNAFKNISFRANGSKNYRVPTYNDLYWPGQGNPNLKPETALQSEFGVVFNTKNLSIDISGFYISAKDKIVWTPNGDPNRPGIWTPINLSKTMNKGIEFTLSYQKNFNKHFVNTTVNYSYTDAKNTETNNFLTFVPKHLLNGSLGYSYKRFSAFYQQLFTSKTFTTESNSNDFIIPSFFVSNLGADYMVLKTEKQQIFIGLKVNNLFNELYFTQPRRPMPNRNFNFNINYKF from the coding sequence ATGAAGAAAATTATATTTTTTATTCTCTTATTTGGTATTGCTTCTCACTTAACCGCTCAAAACGATTCATTAAGAACGGTTTTAAAAGAGGTAATTGTTGTAGCAGATAAAACACTAAAAAAAAATTCTAAAGGTTATAAAATTATAACTTTAAATGATTCTGTTTTGGTGAAAAATACAGAATCTTTTACTACACTTTTACGTTTTAACTCACCTATTTATTTACGAGAATATGGTGCAGGTGGTACAAGTTCTGCAAGTTTTAGAGGTACAAGTGCTTCTAATACTGCCGTTGTTTGGAACGGAATTAATATCAATTCTATCAATAACGGACAAACGGGTTTCAATTCATTAACAGTAAGTTTGTTTGATGTTATAAACATTAGAAGTGGTGGTGGGAGTATAGAATATGGTTCTGGTGCTATTGGTGGTACCGTTCATTTAAATGATGAACTATCCTTTAAGAATAAACAGACTATAGACAACCAATTCGTTTCTTCTTTTGGTAGTTATAATACTTCTAATAATTTATACAAATTTAATTTGTCAAGTCAAAAATTGGCTGTTAAATTAGGTATTTCTTATAATAAGTCAAATAATGATTATCCGCTATTAAAAACCGATTTTAAAAACTCCAATGGAGCTTATAAAAATATAAGTTTTAATACGGGTCTGTCTTACAAACTATCTAGTTTTTCTGAATTAAATTTTTATAGTACATCTTATTTGGGAGACCGTTTATTTTCTGGAGAATTACCTAATCCAACTTCTGCCAACGAAAAATACAAAGATTTTAACAATAGAAATTTGTTGGTGTACAACCATCAAAAAGGAAGCTTTACGAACGAAGTTAAAATTGCTTTTCTAACACAAGAATATCATTATTACGGCGATAAAAATACAGATAAATTTAACTTCGGAAAATCGAACCGTTATTTGATAAATTATCAATTTGGTTATAAAATTCCAAAAATAAATGCAACAATTAACTCTTTTTCTGAATATGAATCTGTTTTTGGAAAAACGGATCAAATCAATACAAAAAATAGAAGACAATTCTCACAATCTCTCATTTACAATCAAAACATAAACAATATTTTCTTTTTCGATACCAAAATAAGGAAAGACTTTAATTCAGATTTTGATGTACCTTTTAGTTATGCTATGGGAATTAAAGTAAATGCATTTAAAAACATTTCTTTTCGAGCAAATGGTTCTAAAAATTATAGAGTACCAACTTATAACGATTTATATTGGCCAGGCCAGGGTAATCCTAATTTAAAACCAGAAACTGCTTTGCAAAGTGAGTTTGGTGTTGTTTTTAATACCAAAAACTTGTCGATAGATATATCTGGGTTTTATATTTCCGCAAAAGATAAAATTGTTTGGACACCAAATGGCGACCCAAATAGACCAGGTATTTGGACACCAATTAACCTTTCTAAAACAATGAATAAAGGAATTGAGTTTACACTTTCGTACCAAAAGAACTTTAATAAACATTTTGTAAATACAACAGTAAATTATAGTTATACAGATGCTAAAAATACTGAAACGAATAATTTTTTAACTTTTGTGCCAAAACATTTATTAAATGGAAGTTTAGGATATTCTTACAAAAGATTTAGTGCGTTTTATCAACAGTTATTTACAAGTAAAACGTTTACTACAGAAAGTAATTCTAATGATTTTATTATACCTAGTTTTTTTGTGAGTAATCTAGGAGCAGATTATATGGTTCTAAAAACTGAAAAACAACAAATATTTATTGGTTTAAAAGTGAATAATCTATTTAATGAATTATACTTTACACAACCAAGAAGACCAATGCCAAACAGAAATTTTAACTTTAATATCAACTATAAATTTTAA
- the cobC gene encoding alpha-ribazole phosphatase: protein MEIIFIRHTTPNIEKGICYGQTNLDVASTFSNEVKNILEKEDFYNLDAVFYSSPLLRCKKLANKIAKNVIFDDRLKELNFGDWELQNWNDINKEDLNVWMQDFVNVSTPNGESYIDLQKRTVSFLLGIKEKNHQKIVIITHAGVIRSLHAFIHNIPLKKSFDLKLNYGDVLKINDP, encoded by the coding sequence ATGGAAATTATTTTTATAAGGCATACCACACCAAACATCGAAAAAGGAATTTGTTACGGACAAACGAATTTAGATGTTGCTTCTACTTTTTCGAATGAAGTAAAAAACATTCTCGAAAAAGAAGATTTTTATAACCTAGATGCTGTTTTTTATAGCAGTCCGCTTTTGAGGTGTAAAAAATTAGCTAATAAAATTGCTAAAAATGTAATTTTCGACGATCGTTTAAAAGAATTAAATTTTGGCGATTGGGAACTACAAAATTGGAACGACATCAATAAAGAAGATTTAAATGTCTGGATGCAAGATTTTGTAAATGTAAGTACACCAAATGGCGAATCTTATATCGATTTACAAAAAAGAACCGTATCATTTTTGTTAGGAATTAAAGAAAAAAATCATCAAAAAATAGTAATTATTACTCATGCAGGTGTTATTAGAAGCCTGCACGCATTTATACATAACATTCCTCTTAAAAAATCTTTCGATTTAAAATTAAATTACGGAGACGTTTTAAAAATTAATGATCCATGA
- a CDS encoding bifunctional adenosylcobinamide kinase/adenosylcobinamide-phosphate guanylyltransferase, with protein sequence MIHYISGGERSGKSSFAQKLAEDLSKNPIYLATSRIWDKDFQNRVNRHVSDRDKRWTTIEEEKNISAVIPENTTIVVDCVTLWLTNFYTDTKYNVEDSLKLAKEEIDKLCKIEANIIIISNEIGMGVHASTEIGRKFTELQGWVNQYIAKKATKATFMVSGLPLKLK encoded by the coding sequence ATGATACATTATATTTCTGGTGGCGAAAGGTCTGGCAAAAGTAGTTTTGCACAAAAGTTGGCAGAAGATCTTTCTAAAAACCCTATTTATTTGGCAACTTCTAGAATTTGGGATAAAGATTTTCAAAATCGGGTTAACAGGCATGTTTCTGATAGAGATAAACGTTGGACAACGATTGAAGAAGAAAAAAACATAAGTGCTGTAATTCCTGAAAATACAACTATTGTTGTAGATTGTGTTACGTTGTGGCTTACAAATTTTTATACAGACACTAAATATAATGTAGAAGATTCTCTAAAATTAGCCAAAGAAGAAATAGATAAACTTTGTAAAATTGAGGCAAATATTATTATTATTTCTAATGAAATTGGCATGGGAGTTCATGCTTCTACAGAAATTGGAAGAAAATTTACAGAACTGCAAGGTTGGGTAAACCAATATATAGCAAAAAAAGCAACAAAAGCCACTTTTATGGTTTCTGGCTTACCTCTAAAATTAAAATAA
- a CDS encoding ABC transporter substrate-binding protein yields MKKYLILLITLVFIFSCKDKSTTKTIKTPTTSNIKYATGFDIVTEGNVKKLVIKKPYKNAKKQFTYTLTNKTDFSKLQLKVPITNVVVTSTTHIPMLELIGAEKYISGFPQTKFISSKKTRNLVDNGTIVELGTEQQINTEKLLALSPELVIGFALNGNNKTYNTISKNNIPVLYNGDWLEETPLGRAEWIKFFGVLFGKEKQADSIFNVIEKNYNEVKKWALKAPKKPTIISGSLFKDVWYMPAGDSFIASYFKDANTHYLWQDSRGTGSLSLSIESVVDKGLKADYWIGCGLLETKKGVQEKFPNYVAFSAFKEDRVFTYAIRKGATGGLIYFEKSPTRPDLMLKDIIKITHPELLPNYELTFFDKLK; encoded by the coding sequence ATGAAAAAATACCTAATCCTTTTAATTACACTTGTTTTTATATTTTCTTGTAAAGATAAATCTACCACAAAAACGATTAAAACACCCACAACCAGTAACATAAAATATGCTACTGGTTTCGACATTGTTACAGAAGGAAATGTAAAAAAATTGGTCATTAAAAAACCGTATAAAAATGCAAAAAAACAGTTTACCTATACTTTAACGAATAAAACAGATTTTAGTAAGCTGCAATTAAAAGTTCCTATTACCAATGTTGTGGTAACAAGTACCACACACATACCAATGTTAGAATTAATTGGTGCAGAAAAATACATTTCTGGTTTTCCGCAAACAAAATTTATTTCATCAAAAAAAACAAGAAATTTGGTAGATAATGGAACTATTGTAGAACTAGGAACCGAACAACAAATTAACACAGAAAAATTATTAGCACTTTCTCCTGAACTGGTTATTGGTTTTGCTTTAAACGGAAATAATAAAACCTATAATACAATTAGCAAAAACAACATTCCAGTATTGTACAATGGAGATTGGCTCGAAGAAACTCCTTTGGGAAGAGCAGAGTGGATAAAGTTTTTTGGAGTTTTATTTGGTAAAGAAAAACAAGCCGATAGCATTTTTAATGTCATTGAAAAAAATTATAACGAGGTAAAAAAATGGGCTCTAAAAGCACCTAAAAAACCAACAATTATTTCTGGTTCTCTTTTTAAAGATGTTTGGTACATGCCAGCTGGAGATAGCTTTATCGCAAGTTATTTTAAAGATGCGAACACCCATTATTTATGGCAAGACTCTAGAGGTACTGGAAGTTTATCTTTAAGTATCGAAAGCGTAGTTGATAAAGGTTTAAAAGCCGATTATTGGATAGGATGTGGTTTGTTAGAAACTAAAAAAGGGGTTCAAGAAAAGTTTCCAAATTATGTTGCTTTTAGTGCATTTAAAGAAGATAGAGTGTTTACATATGCCATTCGTAAAGGAGCAACTGGCGGACTTATTTATTTTGAAAAATCGCCCACAAGACCCGATTTAATGTTAAAAGACATCATAAAAATTACACATCCAGAATTATTACCAAATTACGAATTGACCTTTTTTGATAAATTGAAATAA
- a CDS encoding SatD family protein produces the protein MTSILTGDIINSRKKSDAFWLQALKETLKTFGESPNNWQVYRGDSFQLEIKNAEQALYAALKIKSYLKSTEEIDVRIGIGIGKKAYEDVNITESNGEAFINSGFAFDNYLKKQNLAIKTPWQEIDEEINIALDLALLTIDSWTQNSAEVFNLSLENKEATQKDIANILGITQGRVSERQKRAGFEPIMNLETRFRKIINQKISEK, from the coding sequence ATGACAAGTATTTTAACTGGAGACATTATAAATTCAAGAAAAAAAAGTGATGCTTTTTGGTTACAAGCTTTAAAGGAAACTTTAAAAACTTTTGGGGAATCGCCCAATAACTGGCAGGTTTATAGAGGTGATAGTTTTCAATTAGAGATAAAAAATGCAGAACAAGCTCTGTATGCCGCTTTAAAAATAAAATCTTATTTAAAAAGTACAGAAGAAATTGATGTTCGAATTGGTATTGGCATCGGAAAAAAAGCATATGAAGATGTAAATATTACAGAATCGAATGGCGAAGCCTTTATAAACTCTGGCTTTGCATTCGATAATTATTTAAAGAAACAAAACTTAGCCATAAAAACGCCTTGGCAAGAAATTGATGAAGAAATAAATATTGCTTTAGATTTGGCCTTATTAACCATAGATTCTTGGACACAAAATTCTGCAGAAGTTTTTAATTTATCTTTAGAAAACAAAGAAGCAACACAAAAAGATATTGCAAATATTTTAGGAATTACACAAGGTAGAGTAAGCGAACGACAAAAAAGAGCTGGCTTTGAACCTATTATGAATCTTGAAACTCGTTTTAGAAAAATCATCAACCAAAAAATATCTGAAAAATGA
- a CDS encoding ABC transporter substrate-binding protein, which yields MTVSSFMPAVTQMIYDMGLQEYLNGITFECPAVALAEKQVAVRYKLEGQVLTSEEINTIFSKTKAEGGTLYYVDEPILEEIAPDIIFTQDVCDVCQIDTECVATSAYKLPKIPKLISITPNSLEDVFENAITIATAMGKKEVGLAYVAKLKERIYKIVDTQRAKRIQPKSVLLLEWIKPLFNCGHWIPHQIGYAGGIDLLSHPSGDSIVISWDKIVKYDPEVLIIAPCGYGISRTLEDMQFLEEKPEWNSLRAVKNKQVFLADFEMFTQSSAGTLVNGIECLAKIIHPKHFKISEELQQKFTNYNQLLVLE from the coding sequence ATGACAGTTTCTTCTTTTATGCCAGCAGTTACCCAGATGATTTACGATATGGGTTTGCAAGAATATTTAAACGGAATAACCTTTGAATGTCCTGCTGTTGCATTGGCAGAAAAACAAGTTGCTGTGCGTTATAAATTAGAGGGGCAAGTTTTAACAAGCGAAGAAATAAATACCATTTTTTCTAAAACCAAAGCAGAGGGTGGTACTTTATATTATGTAGATGAACCTATTTTAGAAGAAATTGCGCCAGATATTATTTTTACCCAAGATGTATGCGATGTTTGCCAAATAGATACCGAATGCGTAGCAACTTCTGCATACAAATTGCCTAAAATACCAAAACTAATTTCGATTACACCCAATTCTTTAGAAGACGTTTTTGAGAATGCAATTACCATTGCAACTGCCATGGGAAAAAAAGAGGTAGGTTTAGCATATGTTGCAAAATTAAAGGAACGTATTTATAAAATAGTAGATACACAAAGAGCCAAAAGAATTCAACCTAAAAGTGTGCTGTTGTTAGAGTGGATAAAGCCATTATTTAACTGTGGTCATTGGATTCCGCATCAAATTGGTTATGCTGGTGGAATCGATTTACTCTCACACCCTTCTGGAGATAGCATTGTTATTTCTTGGGATAAAATTGTAAAATACGACCCAGAAGTTTTAATTATTGCACCTTGTGGTTATGGAATTTCTAGAACTTTAGAAGACATGCAATTTTTGGAAGAAAAACCCGAATGGAACTCTTTAAGAGCCGTTAAAAACAAACAGGTTTTTCTTGCAGATTTCGAAATGTTTACCCAATCTTCTGCAGGAACTTTGGTAAACGGAATCGAATGTTTGGCTAAAATAATACATCCAAAACATTTTAAAATTTCTGAAGAATTACAACAAAAATTTACAAATTATAATCAATTATTAGTTTTAGAATAA
- a CDS encoding YncE family protein — MKINKLLSILALSAIIFTSCSKEDSPLLPKGDYENGILISGEGSPSAGTGSVSYVSNDLTTTENLIYKKANSEELGTFLQSMAFDDNRAFIIVDNQNTISVVNRYTFKKESAITVGLQTPRYMTIVGNKGYVTNWGSGSFGDNVSDDFISIVNLETYEVESKIDVAVGPERILAHDGKLYVSHKGGFGMNNKISIIDIATSKVVKEITVNDIPDEIFIDNNNFLVVLCEGKAAWTGNETLASITRINTTNNTIESKIEFANGMHPSLMVLDNTTAYYSVGNSVYKMNISDTELPTTEFLTISLFTTGGFASFYGMAVKDDKFYALNTRFSDISELQVFNLSDKKQIKTVEAPIGASKIYFN; from the coding sequence ATGAAAATTAATAAATTACTATCAATACTAGCGCTAAGCGCAATTATTTTTACTTCTTGTAGTAAAGAAGATTCCCCTCTTTTACCAAAAGGAGATTATGAAAACGGTATTTTAATTAGCGGAGAAGGTTCTCCGTCAGCAGGAACAGGTTCTGTTTCTTATGTTTCTAACGATTTAACAACCACAGAAAATTTAATTTATAAAAAAGCAAATTCAGAAGAACTGGGTACTTTTTTACAGTCGATGGCTTTTGATGATAATAGGGCATTCATAATTGTAGATAATCAAAATACAATTTCGGTTGTAAATAGATATACTTTTAAAAAAGAAAGTGCAATTACTGTAGGCTTGCAAACGCCAAGATATATGACTATTGTTGGTAATAAAGGTTATGTAACAAATTGGGGGTCGGGTTCTTTTGGAGATAACGTTTCTGATGATTTTATAAGTATTGTAAATTTAGAAACTTATGAAGTAGAGAGTAAAATTGATGTTGCTGTAGGTCCAGAAAGAATTCTTGCACACGACGGAAAATTATATGTTTCTCATAAAGGAGGTTTTGGAATGAATAATAAAATTTCTATTATTGATATTGCAACCTCTAAAGTCGTGAAGGAAATTACTGTTAATGACATACCTGATGAAATTTTTATTGATAATAATAATTTTTTAGTGGTTTTATGTGAAGGAAAAGCTGCTTGGACAGGTAATGAGACTTTGGCTTCTATTACTAGAATAAACACAACTAACAATACTATTGAATCTAAAATTGAATTTGCTAATGGAATGCACCCGTCGCTAATGGTGTTAGATAATACAACTGCCTACTATAGTGTTGGTAATTCAGTATATAAAATGAATATTTCAGATACTGAATTACCAACAACAGAATTTTTAACAATAAGTTTATTTACAACAGGTGGTTTTGCATCTTTTTATGGAATGGCGGTTAAGGATGATAAATTTTATGCTCTAAATACTAGGTTTTCTGATATTAGTGAATTGCAAGTATTTAATTTATCAGATAAAAAACAAATTAAAACAGTTGAAGCACCAATTGGCGCTTCAAAAATATATTTTAATTAA
- a CDS encoding adenosylcobinamide-GDP ribazoletransferase, whose amino-acid sequence MKKQVHYFLTAVLFFTRIPCPKWVNHSPEILNKSSRYFSLVGILVGAISAGIYFLASFVFTTEISLVLGMIASIWATGAFHEDGFADSCDGFGGGWTKEKILIIMKDSRLGTFGVIGLISILSLKFMSLNYLATSKLMVVLVLISGHSISRFIATILLYTHAYVRDIDSAKVKPTTQKMETKSLVISAFFGILPLFFFNNYWVFLSLVPLFITYLYLGNFFKKWIGGQTGDCAGALQQVSEVVFYLSLPIIWKLFL is encoded by the coding sequence ATGAAAAAACAAGTCCATTATTTTTTAACTGCTGTGTTATTTTTTACAAGAATTCCTTGTCCGAAATGGGTAAACCATTCTCCAGAAATATTAAATAAAAGTAGTCGTTATTTTTCTTTAGTGGGTATTTTGGTGGGTGCAATTTCCGCAGGAATTTACTTTTTAGCTTCGTTTGTGTTTACAACAGAAATATCTTTAGTTTTAGGGATGATTGCTTCCATCTGGGCAACTGGTGCTTTTCACGAAGATGGTTTTGCAGATAGTTGCGATGGTTTTGGTGGTGGTTGGACCAAAGAAAAAATTTTAATAATTATGAAAGATTCTCGTTTGGGAACTTTTGGAGTTATCGGGCTAATTTCTATACTTTCTTTAAAATTTATGTCACTTAATTATTTAGCGACTTCAAAACTAATGGTGGTTTTAGTCTTAATTTCTGGGCATAGTATTAGTAGATTTATTGCCACTATTCTACTCTACACCCATGCTTATGTAAGAGATATCGATAGTGCTAAAGTAAAGCCAACCACACAAAAAATGGAAACAAAGTCGTTGGTTATTTCTGCATTTTTTGGAATTTTACCATTGTTTTTCTTTAATAATTATTGGGTATTTTTAAGTCTTGTGCCACTTTTTATTACCTATTTGTATTTAGGAAATTTCTTTAAAAAATGGATTGGCGGACAAACAGGAGATTGTGCTGGTGCTTTACAACAAGTTTCGGAAGTAGTATTTTACCTTTCTTTACCTATTATATGGAAATTATTTTTATAA
- the cobT gene encoding nicotinate-nucleotide--dimethylbenzimidazole phosphoribosyltransferase, producing MISKIEPVSEKLTEALQNKIDFKTKPLGALGLLETVALQIGKIQNTTSPKITKPSIVVFTADHGIVNSKPISPYPQEVTQQMVLNFLNGGAAINVFCKQNHIHLNIVDAGVNADFEKNNNLINAKIAYGTKDFSAEKAMTNEQCKLALKKGKEIVNSLFRKGCNTIGFGEMGIGNTSSAALLMSYFTQINIKNCVGKGTGLNAKGLQQKTNILKEVFEKHKTTINSPIEALATFGGFEIAMIAGAILEAATLKMTILVDGFIVTSSLLAANAIDKNVLDYCVFCHTSGEQGHKKMLDFLNAKPLLNLGLRLGEGTGAAVAFPMVSSAINFLNEMATFKSANVSEA from the coding sequence ATGATTTCTAAAATTGAACCTGTATCTGAAAAACTTACAGAAGCCCTTCAAAATAAAATAGATTTTAAAACAAAGCCATTAGGTGCTTTAGGCTTGTTAGAAACTGTTGCGCTACAAATTGGAAAAATTCAAAATACCACTTCGCCTAAAATTACAAAACCGAGTATTGTTGTTTTTACAGCAGATCATGGAATTGTAAACTCGAAACCTATAAGCCCATATCCGCAAGAAGTTACCCAACAAATGGTATTAAATTTCTTAAATGGTGGTGCCGCAATTAATGTTTTTTGCAAGCAAAATCATATTCATTTAAATATTGTTGATGCTGGTGTAAATGCAGATTTCGAAAAAAACAACAACTTAATTAACGCCAAAATTGCGTACGGAACCAAAGATTTTTCCGCAGAAAAAGCAATGACCAACGAACAATGTAAGTTGGCGCTTAAAAAAGGAAAAGAAATTGTAAATTCTTTGTTTCGAAAAGGATGTAATACCATTGGTTTTGGAGAAATGGGTATTGGAAACACCTCTTCTGCAGCACTTTTAATGAGTTATTTTACACAAATAAATATTAAAAATTGTGTTGGAAAAGGAACTGGTTTAAACGCTAAAGGTCTTCAACAAAAAACTAACATTTTAAAAGAGGTTTTCGAAAAACACAAAACAACAATTAATTCTCCAATAGAAGCACTTGCAACTTTTGGCGGATTCGAAATTGCAATGATTGCTGGTGCTATTTTAGAAGCAGCTACCTTAAAAATGACCATTTTGGTTGATGGTTTTATAGTAACATCTAGTTTATTGGCAGCAAATGCTATTGATAAAAATGTATTAGATTATTGTGTTTTTTGCCATACTTCTGGTGAGCAAGGGCACAAAAAAATGTTAGATTTTTTAAATGCAAAACCACTTTTAAATTTAGGTTTGCGTTTGGGAGAAGGCACTGGTGCAGCAGTAGCGTTTCCTATGGTTTCTTCTGCAATTAATTTTTTAAATGAAATGGCAACTTTTAAAAGTGCTAATGTTTCTGAAGCTTAA
- a CDS encoding DUF3307 domain-containing protein produces the protein MILFLKILLAHILGDFVFQPQKWVKDKEIKKMKSVKLYFHMAVHAILLLLFLQFNFKEYWLGFTIIIISHYIFDVLKLTFQDKKSKRTWFFIDQLLHLVVLVFVTSLYGEFSFNFDALFTGKILLLLIGILLITNVSSVIIKVFITQWNPENKKENDDSLAKAGRYIGILERLFVFVFVITNHWEAIGFLLAAKSVFRFGDLTSSKDRKLTEYILIGTLLSFGLAIIIGILYSYFVTLI, from the coding sequence ATGATTTTATTTTTAAAAATTTTACTGGCTCATATTTTAGGAGATTTTGTTTTTCAACCCCAAAAATGGGTAAAAGACAAAGAAATAAAGAAAATGAAATCTGTAAAATTGTATTTTCATATGGCTGTTCATGCCATTTTATTGTTGTTGTTTTTACAATTTAATTTCAAAGAATATTGGCTTGGCTTTACAATCATTATTATTTCTCATTATATTTTTGATGTTTTAAAACTTACTTTTCAAGATAAAAAAAGTAAACGAACATGGTTTTTTATAGATCAACTTTTACATCTTGTTGTTTTGGTTTTCGTAACTTCTTTATATGGCGAATTCAGTTTTAATTTTGATGCATTGTTTACTGGCAAAATATTGTTATTATTAATTGGAATTCTTTTAATAACAAACGTTTCCTCTGTAATTATTAAAGTATTTATTACGCAATGGAATCCTGAAAACAAAAAAGAAAACGACGATTCTCTCGCAAAAGCAGGACGCTATATTGGTATTTTAGAACGTTTATTTGTGTTTGTTTTTGTAATTACTAATCATTGGGAAGCGATTGGTTTTTTACTGGCAGCAAAGTCGGTCTTTAGGTTTGGAGATTTAACATCTTCTAAAGACAGAAAACTAACAGAATATATTTTAATTGGTACTTTATTAAGTTTCGGGTTGGCCATTATCATCGGAATCTTATATTCGTATTTTGTAACTCTTATTTAA